A DNA window from Deltaproteobacteria bacterium contains the following coding sequences:
- the phnD gene encoding phosphate/phosphite/phosphonate ABC transporter substrate-binding protein: protein MVGIYKVSKISLGLILGLLCAGNLFASKSEPAPKLADPEGPWKNSVIRLGFIPGEGVADLKLKGEDLAKMIGKKTGIVVQPYIGTSYSDLIEKIAQKKIDIAFLSALSYVEAESQVGLKVLLKKVWDKGFYYSVILSDSRSSIRSLKDLKGKRLAFVDKKSASGYLYPLMALSKSGLKVPDDFKAVVYSGSHDQSVHALKVKAADAIAVFSNDPKGKDSAWTQHQGALKDVRVVWGSAAIPNDPLCVRNDFYEMNPKLTHDFMFGLIELNEDPQLGAEFRRLLGIKSLMTATSGQYEPVREMHREIISREAK, encoded by the coding sequence ATGGTGGGCATTTACAAAGTATCCAAAATTTCATTGGGTTTAATTCTCGGGCTTCTTTGTGCCGGAAATTTGTTTGCGTCGAAATCTGAGCCGGCCCCCAAATTGGCTGATCCGGAGGGCCCCTGGAAGAATTCTGTTATTCGTTTGGGGTTCATACCTGGCGAAGGGGTGGCAGATCTAAAGCTAAAGGGCGAAGATCTTGCGAAAATGATCGGTAAGAAGACTGGCATCGTGGTTCAGCCTTATATCGGAACTAGCTACAGCGATCTCATCGAGAAAATCGCACAGAAAAAAATTGATATCGCTTTCTTGAGTGCCCTCTCCTATGTCGAGGCCGAGAGCCAAGTTGGCCTCAAGGTTTTATTGAAGAAGGTTTGGGATAAAGGCTTTTATTACAGCGTGATACTTTCTGACTCGCGATCATCAATACGATCGTTGAAGGATCTAAAGGGTAAGCGCTTGGCTTTTGTTGATAAGAAATCTGCTTCTGGATACCTGTATCCGCTGATGGCGCTAAGCAAGTCAGGTTTGAAAGTACCGGATGACTTTAAGGCCGTTGTCTACTCCGGAAGTCATGACCAGTCTGTTCATGCTCTAAAAGTAAAAGCGGCCGATGCAATCGCGGTATTCTCGAATGATCCGAAAGGGAAAGATTCGGCGTGGACGCAACACCAGGGGGCACTAAAGGATGTTCGGGTTGTTTGGGGAAGCGCTGCAATTCCCAATGATCCCCTTTGTGTACGAAACGATTTTTACGAAATGAATCCGAAACTAACTCACGATTTTATGTTTGGGCTTATTGAGCTAAATGAAGATCCTCAGTTAGGCGCAGAGTTTCGACGACTTCTGGGAATCAAGTCCCTTATGACGGCAACGTCGGGACAGTATGAACCTGTCCGCGAAATGCACCGTGAAATCATCTCTCGGGAGGCGAAGTGA